Proteins encoded by one window of Channa argus isolate prfri chromosome 1, Channa argus male v1.0, whole genome shotgun sequence:
- the pyroxd2 gene encoding pyridine nucleotide-disulfide oxidoreductase domain-containing protein 2 has protein sequence MAAAVWTDRGRRAATLVGTVIRSTSTHTALKPQYDALVIGGGHNGLVAAAYLQKGGLRTAVLERRHVLGGAAVSEEIFPGFHFSRCSYLLSLLRPHIYKDLELKKHGLKVYMRDPHAFTPMLEEGVRGAPPRSLTLGSDLAINQMEISKFSKKDAKAFPDFVAHLEKLAGAIHPLLDAPPVDTSAITTGSLRKRLAAAKTLMPIVNCGLKLGRNIPDFYEIVTAPIMKILNRWFESEPLKATLATDAVIGAMTSPNNPGSGYVLLHHVMGELEKEMGAWGYVEGGMGGVSQAIASAARSYGVDIFTEKDVGQVLVGSDGAAKGVVLKDGTELHSKVVLSNATPHVTFKNLVPQAALSLEFINAIDQIDYTSPVTKINVAVDRLPNFLASPTPDNKPGRHHQCSIHLNCENVEVLVTAYKEAINGHPSVRPMMEMTIPSVLDPTLAPSGCHVVSLFTQFTPYHIEGREWTDQDREAFADTAFDWVEQYAPGFKKSVVGRDILAPPDLERIFGLTGGNIFHGSMSLDQLYLARPLPFLSNYRSPIKGLYLCGSGCHPGGGVMGSPGWNAALTVMADLKRR, from the exons ATGGCTGCAGCGGTGTGGACTGATCGAGGAAGGAGGGCTGCGACTCTTGTGGGGACTGTGATCCGATCCACGTCCACTCATACCGCTTTAAAACCCCAGTATGACGCGCTGGTCATCGGAGGAG GACACAACGGACTGGTGGCC GCTGCCTATCTTCAGAAGGGAGGACTGAGGACTGCAGTGTTGGAGCGCAGGCATGTGCTGGGAGGAGCAGCTGTTTCCGAGGAGATCTTCCCTG GTTTTCACTTCTCCAGGTGTTCCTATTTGCTCAGTTTGCTACGACCTCACATATATAAAGACCTGGAGCTCAAG AAACATGGGCTAAAGGTATATATGAGGGATCCCCATGCTTTCACACCCATGTTAGAGGAGGGAGTGCGAGGTGCTCCACCAAGATCTCTCACACTGGGCTCAGATCTGGCCATAAACCAGATGGAGATCAGCAAGTTCTCAAAGAAGGATGCTAAG GCTTTCCCAGATTTTGTTGCACATCTCGAAAAACTAGCTGGAGCTATTCACCCTCTCTTGGATGCTCCTCCAGTAGACACATCAGCTATTACCACGGGATCACTGAGGAAGAGACTTGCTGCAGCTAAGACACTGATGCCTATTGTCAACTGTG gccTGAAACTGGGCAGAAACATTCCAGACTTCTATGAGATTGTTACCGCACCAATAATGAAG ATCCTCAATAGGTGGTTTGAATCAGAGCCACTAAAAGCAACACTGGCTACTGATGCTGTCATAGGAGCCATGACCAGTCCAAATAATCCTGGTAGTGG TTATGTGCTTTTACACCATGTGATGGGAGAGTTGGAGAAGGAGATGGGAGCTTGGGGTTATGTGGAAGGAGGAATGGGAGGTGTGTCTCAGGCAATTGCTAGTGCTGCTCGCTCCTATGGAGTAGACATTTTTACTGAGAAG GATGTAGGACAGGTCCTTGTTGGTTCAGATGGCGCTGCTAAGGGAGTGGTGCTGAAGGATGGCACAGAGCTCCACAGCAAGGTGGTTTTATCAAATGCTACCCCACATGTCACTTTTAAGAATCTCGTGCCACAG GCTGCTCTTTCTCTGGAGTTCATCAATGCCATAGATCAGATAGATTACACTTCACCTGTTACCAAGATCAATG TGGCAGTGGACAGGCTACCAAACTTCCTAGCATCTCCCACACCAGATAATAAACCTGGACGCCACCATCAGTGCTCCATTCACCTCAACTGTGAAAATGTAGAGGTATTGGTGACTGCATACAAAGAGGCCATCAATGGACATCCTTCAGTAAG ACCCATGATGGAGATGACCATCCCCTCTGTGTTAGATCCTACTCTGGCTCCCTCTGGCTGCCATGTGGTGTCACTGTTTACCCAATTCACCCCGTACCACATAGAAGGCAGGGAGTGGACTGACCAAGACCGAGAGGCCTTTGCTGACACTG CATTTGACTGGGTAGAGCAATATGCCCCTGGCTTTAAAAAGTCAGTTGTTGGAAGGGATATCCTGGCTCCGCCTGACCTGGAGAGGATCTTTGGGCTTACTGGAGGG AATATCTTCCATGGATCAATGTCACTCGATCAGCTCTACCTAGCACGGCCTTTGCCCTTCCTCTCAAACTACCGCTCCCCAATTAAAGGGCTATATCTGTGTGGCAGTGGCTGTCATCCAG
- the slc25a28 gene encoding mitoferrin-2 isoform X1 — MEADGFGRRRRMTAETASNDPGVAGASAGTEVRWLGGRFWGVSESILGRLTPRIGGETELQTVDIVCTAQDAETGDSEPDYEGLPQGASISTHMLAGAVAGIMEHCLMFPIDCVKTRMQSLQPDPAARYKNVMDALRRIVATEGFWRPMRGLNATAVGAGPAHALYFACYEKLKKTLSDVIHPGANSHLANGAAGCVATLLHDAAMNPAEVVKQRMQMYNSPYRGVLDCVRAVWTKEGPAAFYRSYTTQLTMNVPFQALHFMTYEYLQELLNPHRQYNPSSHMLSGALAGAIAAATTTPLDVCKTLLNTQESQALSSLSSGKSQGAHRHISGLAYAFRTVYRLGSLQGFFKGVQARVIYQMPSTAISWSVYEFFKYGLTKHQNNKRRTQHMEIEM, encoded by the exons ATGGAAGCAGATGGATTTGGCAGGAGGCGGCGGATGACAGCGGAGACTGCGAGCAATGATCCCGGGGTTGCTGGTGCCTCTGCCGGGACAGAAGTTCGATGGCTGGGCGGCAGATTCTGGGGAGTTTCGGAAAGTATCCTGGGAAGGCTGACACCCCGGATCGGAGGCGAGACAGAACTACAGACTGTTGATATTGTTTGTACTGCACAAGATGCAGAAACAGGTGACTCTGAACCAGACTATGAGGGTTTGCCCCAGGGAGCTTCCATTAGCACCCACATGTTGGCTGGAGCCGTGGCTGGGATCATGGAGCACTGCCTTATGTTCCCCATCGACTGTGTCAAG ACACGAATGCAGAGCCTCCAGCCTGATCCTGCAGCCCGCTACAAGAATGTGATGGATGCTCTTCGGCGAATTGTGGCCACGGAGGGATTCTGGCGACCAATGAGAGGGCTCAATGCAACAGCAGTTGGGGCAGGACCTGCTCATGCCCTTTATTTTGCCTGCTATGAGAAACTGAAAAAGACTCTAAGTGATGTCATTCATCCAGGGGCAAACAGTCATTTGGCTAATG gtgcAGCTGGGTGTGTGGCAACACTTCTCCACGATGCAGCCATGAACCCAGCTGAGG TTGTGAAGCAGCGCATGCAGATGTATAATTCGCCCTACCGTGGTGTGTTGGACTGTGTACGTGCCGTGTGGACGAAAGAGGGTCCTGCTGCGTTCTACCGAAGTTACACCACCCAGCTCACCATGAACGTGCCCTTCCAGGCGCTGCACTTTATGACCTATGAATACCTTCAGGAGCTGCTCAACCCTCACAGACAGTACAATCCCTCATCCCACATGTTGTCTGGAGCTTTGGCTGGAGCCATCGCAGCTGCAACCACTACACCTCTGGACGTCTGCAAGACCCTACTCAACACCCAAGAGTCTCAAGCCCTTAGCTCCTTGTCTTCTGGCAAAAGCCAAGGAGCCCACAGACACATCTCGGGCCTGGCCTATGCCTTCCGGACAGTTTACAGGCTGGGCAGTCTGCAGGGCTTTTTCAAGGGAGTCCAGGCAAGGGTCATCTACCAGATGCCCTCTACTGCAATTAGCTGGTCTGTCTATGAGTTCTTCAAATATGGACTCACCAAGCACCAGAACAACAAGAGGAGAACACAGCACATGGAGATTGAGATGTAG
- the slc25a28 gene encoding mitoferrin-2 isoform X2, with protein sequence MNRMDSPVTERNLKVFCFLQTKTRMQSLQPDPAARYKNVMDALRRIVATEGFWRPMRGLNATAVGAGPAHALYFACYEKLKKTLSDVIHPGANSHLANGAAGCVATLLHDAAMNPAEVVKQRMQMYNSPYRGVLDCVRAVWTKEGPAAFYRSYTTQLTMNVPFQALHFMTYEYLQELLNPHRQYNPSSHMLSGALAGAIAAATTTPLDVCKTLLNTQESQALSSLSSGKSQGAHRHISGLAYAFRTVYRLGSLQGFFKGVQARVIYQMPSTAISWSVYEFFKYGLTKHQNNKRRTQHMEIEM encoded by the exons ATGAATAGAATGGACTCCCCTGTCACTGAAAGAAACCTGAAGGTCTTCTGTTTCCTCCAAACAAAG ACACGAATGCAGAGCCTCCAGCCTGATCCTGCAGCCCGCTACAAGAATGTGATGGATGCTCTTCGGCGAATTGTGGCCACGGAGGGATTCTGGCGACCAATGAGAGGGCTCAATGCAACAGCAGTTGGGGCAGGACCTGCTCATGCCCTTTATTTTGCCTGCTATGAGAAACTGAAAAAGACTCTAAGTGATGTCATTCATCCAGGGGCAAACAGTCATTTGGCTAATG gtgcAGCTGGGTGTGTGGCAACACTTCTCCACGATGCAGCCATGAACCCAGCTGAGG TTGTGAAGCAGCGCATGCAGATGTATAATTCGCCCTACCGTGGTGTGTTGGACTGTGTACGTGCCGTGTGGACGAAAGAGGGTCCTGCTGCGTTCTACCGAAGTTACACCACCCAGCTCACCATGAACGTGCCCTTCCAGGCGCTGCACTTTATGACCTATGAATACCTTCAGGAGCTGCTCAACCCTCACAGACAGTACAATCCCTCATCCCACATGTTGTCTGGAGCTTTGGCTGGAGCCATCGCAGCTGCAACCACTACACCTCTGGACGTCTGCAAGACCCTACTCAACACCCAAGAGTCTCAAGCCCTTAGCTCCTTGTCTTCTGGCAAAAGCCAAGGAGCCCACAGACACATCTCGGGCCTGGCCTATGCCTTCCGGACAGTTTACAGGCTGGGCAGTCTGCAGGGCTTTTTCAAGGGAGTCCAGGCAAGGGTCATCTACCAGATGCCCTCTACTGCAATTAGCTGGTCTGTCTATGAGTTCTTCAAATATGGACTCACCAAGCACCAGAACAACAAGAGGAGAACACAGCACATGGAGATTGAGATGTAG